GAAGAGGTTAACGGTATGCTGAAACCAGGGCAGTATATTGATTTTGGCTATAAAGGTCGGCGCGGTATTTTTCAGGATAAAAAGATTTTGAGAAATATCTTTCTTAATTTATTAACCAATGCCATCAAATATTCCGGTCAACAGCAGGTCGTGCACCTGGATATCGATGCTGAGACGCAGCTGGCAATCATCAAAGTACGCGATGAAGGTATCGGTATTCCAGCAGACGAACAAAAGAATTTATTCACAAAATTTTACAGGGCAAAAAATGCAACTAATATTCAGGGTACCGGGCTCGGCTTAAATATTGTTAAACGCTACGTCGAATTATTAGACGGCAGTATCAATTTTGTAAGTTTAGCGGGCCAGGGAACCACTTTTATTATTGAATTTCCATTAAATCAAGGGTTATGAAAACGATTCTGTTGATCGAGGATAACGATGATATCCGCGAAAATACCTGTGAACTGCTCGAACTGGAAGGCTATAAGGTCATCCTGGCGTTAAATGGCAAAACCGGTCTGTTACTGGCGGCTGAGCACCTGCCTGACCTGATACTTTGCGATATCATGATGCCCGGCGCAGATGGCTATGAGGTCTTTGGCGAACTGCAGTCCAATCCTTCTACCGGGCATATCCCCTTCATTTTTTTAACAGCCAGTGCTGAAAAAAAAGACGTGGCGGCAGGGCTGCAAATGGGTGCCAGCGGATACATCCGCAAGCCTTTTGAGCCCGAAGAACTTTTCGAAGCGATTAAACTGTGTTTTGATAAGCCGACCGTTTAACAAACCTGAAATACCGGTATCAAAACGTTAGTCAATAAAAAATAATCGCAAATAGGTTGTTGTTATAATTGCCGGCTATCGACTGCCTGTTGCCGCTGCTAAAGTTGATGGCCAGCAAGAACTTGTCAGCTAATTTGTCAAGTATGAAAATGCTTTAAACTAATTTTGCGGCTATCTCTATGGTATAAATTTAACGGTCGCAGCAGAAATCTGGCCTGTTTATCAGGTGCTTAAGATAGATTTTGAGCGCCATTTCCTTTTTGGGCCTGCAAGATTTG
The genomic region above belongs to Mucilaginibacter sp. KACC 22773 and contains:
- a CDS encoding response regulator transcription factor — translated: MKTILLIEDNDDIRENTCELLELEGYKVILALNGKTGLLLAAEHLPDLILCDIMMPGADGYEVFGELQSNPSTGHIPFIFLTASAEKKDVAAGLQMGASGYIRKPFEPEELFEAIKLCFDKPTV